In the genome of Pseudomonadota bacterium, the window TCTTCCAATGATGCCAGCGGGTTCACGTTCCGCGGACGATTTACAGATAGCAAAAAAAGCATTGATGAATCTGGAGCACAAGCTGTGTGTATTGGATTTGATGTCACCCAAAAAGCCCACAATGCATTACGGTGGTTGATTTCCCATCAAGGACATCGAAATGGCGATCAAATTTATGTCGCATGGGCCGTGTCGGGGAAATCTGTTCCAGCAGCTTTTGAAGACCCATGGGCTATCCTTGGCAAATCTGTTTCATTGCAAGAAGATATCGGTAGCGAATCCGAAAATGGCATCGATCACGGCATAGACCTGGGAGCATCCTTAGCCCATAAATTCAATGAATACCTTAACGGATTTGGAAAAAATCTTGAGCCGAATGAACAAATTGTAGTGATCGGCTTGGATTCGGCAACTACAGGGAGGATGGGAATTGTCTACTACCGAGAGCTATTGGCCAGTGAATTTCTCCTGCGCCTTGACGCTTGGCATACTCAATTTGCCTGGCCACAACGGCATGCCATCGAAGTGCCAAATTCGAACCAAAGCAAGCAGCTTGTCTGGCCAACTTGGTCACCTCCTCCGAAACATATCGCTGAAGCCGCCTATGGCGACATCCTGAAAAGTAATGACAGTCTGAGGAAGAGCCTCCATGAACGCATACTTCCTTGCATTGTTGATGGCAGGCCCTTTCCTCGTGATATCTTAAATGCCGCAATCAGGCGGGCAAGTAACCGAAACAACTGTGAACATTGGGAGTGGGAGAGAAATTTAGGAGTCGCCTGTGCCTTGTATCGCGGGTTTCATCAGCGGCATCCAGATGAAAATCAAAGGAGAAAATACACCATGACACTGGAAGAAGACAACAGATCAAGAGACTACTTGTATGGGCGTTTGTTGGCGATCGCTGAACGTATCGAAGAAATTGCCTTGTCGGTCGGGGGTGAGAACCGCCCGACCACGGCAGCCAGATTGATGCAGCGTTTTGCCGACAGGCCCTCTTCAACCTGGCGGAATATCGAATTGGGGATTCA includes:
- the cas8c gene encoding type I-C CRISPR-associated protein Cas8c/Csd1 encodes the protein MSWLAKLYETYDGIEGLHDTKVGNTLWPMSHFVKNAHIEVVVDIEGNFQAGRAKILNGKDGPTLIPATEASAGRAGAKIAPHPLCEEIGYCAADYPKANLEKTTAYLTQLNDWAGSTWTHPKVKAIYKYLAKQKLWSDLSSQFEFPLKVEKADGTSLKIPAEKVFIRWSVDEVGNPIHGTWQDDELINAWIAYDRKNNNKRGFCHVLGGEARIASNHPRFIRWPGDGAKIVSSNDASGFTFRGRFTDSKKSIDESGAQAVCIGFDVTQKAHNALRWLISHQGHRNGDQIYVAWAVSGKSVPAAFEDPWAILGKSVSLQEDIGSESENGIDHGIDLGASLAHKFNEYLNGFGKNLEPNEQIVVIGLDSATTGRMGIVYYRELLASEFLLRLDAWHTQFAWPQRHAIEVPNSNQSKQLVWPTWSPPPKHIAEAAYGDILKSNDSLRKSLHERILPCIVDGRPFPRDILNAAIRRASNRNNCEHWEWERNLGVACALYRGFHQRHPDENQRRKYTMTLEEDNRSRDYLYGRLLAIAERIEEIALSVGGENRPTTAARLMQRFADRPSSTWRNIELGIQPYMHRLQGKRPGFLTNRKKELDAVISDFKPDDFTSDKSLSGEFLLGYHCQRMIYRNTQTETTLED